A genomic window from Colletotrichum destructivum chromosome 7, complete sequence includes:
- a CDS encoding Putative inositol monophosphatase — MPSAVQQSNKTRRNPTRLSSIPFTLLSSVLVVTLAILSLRAIPRLSLLSSHFLPATIFNNNPRTFFSTPSRNPSPAMSSYAKELEVAQLAVQRASILTKRVFHEKAKGTVDKNDKSPVTIGDFGAQALIIAALRHHFPDDEIVAEEEAAQLRSEPALRDQIWDLVRTTKLDDPAAESFLGGAIRSSESMMDLIDHGNSKGGAAGRIWAIDPIDGTKGFLRGGQYAVCLGLMVDGDVKVGVLGCPNLPVDDKAPLTADIGSNANDDTGYGVIFSAVLGQGATSRPLRTGAIAEGTSISMRPITEMSAATFCESVEAGHSAHDDQAKIAAKLGITKPSVRMDSQSKYGSIARGAGDVYLRLPVKATYQEKIWDHAAGDLIVREAGGQVTDIQGKRLDFSVGRTLANNKGVIAAPAAVHGDVLRVVQEVLSSKSS; from the coding sequence ATGCCCTCCGCCGTTCAACAATCAAACAAAACGAGACGGAACCCCACTAGGCTCTCGTCTATACCCTTcaccctcctctcttccGTACTCGTCGTGACGCTGGCCATCCTGTCCCTACGAGCCATCCCCCggctctccctcctctcgaGCCACTTCCTCCCTGCTACAATCTTTAACAACAACCCCCGCACCTTCTTCTCGACTCCATCAAGGAACCCGTCGCCCGCCATGTCCTCCTACGCaaaggagctcgaggtcgcccaGCTGGCCGTTCAGCGCGCCTCCATTCTCACTAAGCGCGTCTTCCACGAAAAGGCAAAGGGCACCGTCGACAAGAACGACAAGTCCCCGGTCACCATCGGCGACTTCGGCGCCCAGGCCCTCATTATCGCTGCCCTCCGCCACCACTTCCCCGATGACGAGATCGTcgcagaggaggaggccgcccAGCTGCGCTCTGAGCCCGCCCTGCGCGACCAGATCTGGGACCTCGTCCGCACCACCAAGctcgacgacccggccgcTGAGTCCTTCCTCGGTGGCGCCATCCGGTCATCCGAGAGCATGATGGACCTCATCGACCACGGCAACagcaagggcggcgccgccggccgcatcTGGGCCATTGATCCCATCGACGGCACAAAGGGCTTCCTCCGTGGCGGCCAGTACGCCGTCTGCCTCGGCCTCatggtcgacggcgacgtcaaggttggcgtcctcggctgCCCCAACCTCCCTGTCGACGACAAGGCGCCCTTGACCGCCGACATCGGCTccaacgccaacgacgacacgGGCTACGGcgtcatcttctccgccgttctcggccagggcgcaACCTCGCGCCCCTTGCGGAcgggcgccatcgccgagggcaCCTCCATCTCCATGCGGCCCATCACCGAGATGTCGGCCGCCACTTTCTGCGAGagcgtcgaggccggccacaGCGCCCACGACGACCAGGCTAAGATCGCCGCCAAACTCGGCATCACCAAACCCAGTGTGCGTATGGACAGCCAGAGCAAGTACGGCTCCATtgcccgcggcgccggtgacgtCTATTTGCGCCTGCCTGTCAAGGCGACGTACCAGGAGAAGATCTGGGACCACGCAGCGGGAGACCTCATCGTCCGCGAGGCCGGTGGTCAGGTTACGGATATTCAGGGCAAGAGGTTGGACTTCTCCGTCGGCCGAACTCTGGCAAACAACAAGGGCGTTATtgccgcgccggccgcagTACACGGTGACGTTTTGAGAGTGGTCCAGGAGGTTTTGAGCTCAAAATCGAGCTAA
- a CDS encoding Putative large ribosomal subunit protein uL6, with product MLASSRGTALRQAFSASPATAIPAFLVPALQQQQLLSRRQFSSTPTRHSKLGRTPLSIPPGVELAISEPKLKKDPTSYLKVYKRTVTVTGPLGKLDLEIPPFLNIDHDIEGKRAVLSVEDSNVKEQSEMWGTTWAYLQRYIMGVSEGHTAILRLVGIGYRATVEQRGGKEEFPGQKFLCLKLGFTHPVEMGIPRGVTATVASPTRILLEGIDREEIMSFAGRVRKWRPPEPYKGKGVFINDQTIKLKQKKIK from the exons ATGCTTGCCTCCAGCCGCGGAACGGCATTGAGGCAGGCGttctccgcctcgccggccaCGGCGATACCGGCCTTTCTAGTGCCGGCTctgcaacagcaacagctctTGTCCCGAAGACAAttctcctcgacgccgacgcggcaCTCGAAGCTCGGCCGAACACCCCTTTCGATCCCGCCTGGCGTGGAGCTGGCCATCAGTGAGCCAAAGCTTAAGAAGGACCCGACGAGCTACCTCAAAGTGTACAAGAGGACTGTCACCGTCACGGGGCCTCTGG GCAAATTGGATCTTGAGATCCCGCCCTTCTTGAATATTGACCACGATATCGAGGGCAAGCGGGCTGTTCTCAGCGTCGAGGACTCCAACGTCAAGGAGCAGAGCGAGATGTGGG GTACGACATGGGCCTATCTCCAGCGCTATATCATGGGCGTCTCGGAGGGTCACACGGCGATTCTCCGCCTCGTGGGCATCGGATACCGCGCGACCGTCGAGCAGCGtggcggcaaggaggagTTTCCGGGCCAAAAGTTCCTCTGCCTGAAGCTGGGTTTCACGCACCCGGTTGAAATGGGCATCCCGCGGGGTGTCACGGCAACGGTGGCGAGCCCGACGCGCATCCTGCTCGAGGGTATCGACCGAGAGGAGATCATGAGCTTCGCCGGCCGCGTCCGCAAGTGGAGGCCGCCTGAACCATACAAGGGCAAGGGTGTTTTTATCAACGACCAGACCATCAAGCTGAAGCAAAAGAAGATCAAATAG
- a CDS encoding Putative ATP synthase assembly factor Fmc1 has protein sequence MTAAPHLRSIYRSLLRELPPRPVLARKRPPIHNRLRASFAPTNANSLEADTAAVAAAEAEQLAAYLRAQRTYVTLLERYNPGMDMDEEERVRLSARRVGMDLPKEFKDRLN, from the coding sequence ATGACGGCCGCCCCTCACCTCCGCTCCATCTACCGCTCCCTCTTGCGCGAGCTCCCGCCCCGTCCCGTCCTCGCTCGCAAGCGCCCCCCAATCCACAACCGCCTGCGTGCCAGCTTCGCCCCGACCAACGCCAATtccctcgaggccgacacCGCGGcagtcgctgccgccgaggctgAGCAACTGGCCGCTTACCTCCGCGCACAGCGTACCTACGTCACCCTCCTCGAGCGCTACAACCCCGgcatggacatggacgaggaggagcgcgtGCGCCTGTCGGCCCGGAGGGTTGGCATGGACCTGCCCAAGGAATTCAAAGACCGTCTTAATTGA
- a CDS encoding beta-tubulin, with amino-acid sequence MREIVHLQTGQCGNQIGAAFWQNISGEHGLDSNGVYNGTSELQLERMSVYFNEASGNKYVPRAVLVDLEPGTMDAVRAGPFGQLFRPDNFVFGQSGAGNNWAKGHYTEGAELVDQVLDVVRREAEGCDCLQGFQITHSLGGGTGAGMGTLLISKIREEFPDRMMATFSVVPSPKVSDTVVEPYNATLSVHQLVENSDETFCIDNEALYDICMRTLKLSNPSYGDLNHLVSAVMSGVTTCLRFPGQLNSDLRKLAVNMVPFPRLHFFMVGFAPLTSRGAHSFRAVSVPELTQQMFDPKNMMAASDFRNGRYLTCSAIFRGKVAMKDVEDQMRNVQNKNSSYFVEWIPNNVQTALCSIPPRGLKMSSTFVGNSTAIQELFKRVGEQFTAMFRRKAFLHWYTGEGMDEMEFTEAESNMNDLVSEYQQYQDAGVDEEEEEYEEDVPLEEEV; translated from the exons ATGCGTGAGATC GTTCACCTTCAGACCGGCCAGTGC GGTAACCAGATTGGTGCTGCCTTTTG GCAAAACATCTCTGGCGAGCACGGCCTTGACAGCAATGGCGT GTACAACGGCACCTCTGAGCTCCAGCTCGAGCGCATGAGCGTCTACTTCAACGAA GCTTCCGGCAACAAGTATGTCccccgcgccgtcctcgtcgacttGGAGCCCGGTACCATGGACGCTGTCCGCGCTGGCCCCTTCGGCCAGCTCTTCCGCCCCGACAacttcgtcttcggccaGTCTGGTGCCGGCAACAACTGGGCCAAGGGTCACTACACCGAGGGAGctgagctcgtcgaccaggtcctcgacgtcgtccgccgcgaGGCTGAGGGCTGTGACTGCCTTCAGGGTTTCCAGATCACCCACTCTCTCGGTGGTGGAACCGGTGCCGGTATGGGCACCCTGCTGATCTCCAAGATCCGCGAGGAGTTCCCCGATCGCATGATGGCCACCTTCTCCGTCGTCCCCTCCCCTAAGGTCTCTGACACTGTTGTTGAGCCTTACAACGCCACTCTTTCCGTCCACCAGCTGGTCGAGAACTCGGACGAGACCTTCTGCATTGACAACGAGGCTCTCTACGACATCTGCATGCGTACTCTCAAGCTCTCTAACCCCTCCTACGGCGACCTGAACCACCTTGTCTCTGCCGTCATGTCCGGTGTCACTACTTGCCTGCGTTTCCCTGGTCAGTTGAACTCTGACCTGCGCAAGCTGGCCGTCAACATGGTTCCTTTCCCCCGTCTCCACTTCTTCATGGTCGGCTTCGCTCCCCTGACCAGCCGTGGTGCCCACTCCTTCCGCGCCGTCAGCGTGCCCGAGCTCACCCAGCAAATGTTCGACCCCAAGAACATGATGGCTGCTTCCGACTTCCGCAACGGTCGCTACCTGACCTGCTCTGCCATCTT CCGTGGTAAGGTCGCCATGAAGGATGTTGAGGACCAGATGCGCAACGTCCAGAACAAGAACTCTTCCTACTTTGTCGAGTGGATTCCCAACAACGTCCAGACCGCTCTCTGCTCCATCCCCCCCCGCGGTCTCAAGATGTCCTCCACTTTTGTTGGTAACTCTACCGCCATTCAGGAGCTCTTCAAGCGTGTCGGTGAGCAGTTCACCGCCATGTTCCGTCGCAAGGCTTTCTTGCATTGGTACACTGGTGAAGGTATGGACGAGATGGAGTTTACTGAGGCCGAGTCCAACATGAACGACTTGGTCTCCGAGTACCAGCAGTACCAGGACGCTggtgttgacgaggaggaggaggagtatGAGGAGGATGTCCCTCTTGAGGAGGAGGTTTAA